Proteins encoded in a region of the Scomber scombrus chromosome 16, fScoSco1.1, whole genome shotgun sequence genome:
- the psmb4 gene encoding proteasome subunit beta type-4, which yields MEAFGLKSFWENGPKPGQFYSFPGSSSGSGTACGPVRHTLNPMVTGTSVLGVKFTGGVIIAADMLGSYGSLARFRNISRLMKVNSNTILGASGDYADYQYMKQVIEQMVIDEELLGDGHSYSPKAVHSWLTRVMYNRRSRMNPLWNTVVIGGFYNGESFLGYVDKLGVAYEAPTVATGFGAYLAQPLMREVLENKEEITKQEARELVERCLKVLYYRDARSYNRHEIAIVTEEGVEIIGPLSSETNWDIAHMVSGFE from the exons ATGGAGGCTTTCGGACTGAAGAGTTTCTGGGAGAATGGACCGAAGCCGGGACAGTTTTACTCTTTCCCGGGCAGCAGCAGCGGGTCGGGGACAGCCTGCGGGCCGGTCAGACACACGCT TAACCCCATGGTAACAGGAACGTCGGTGCTCGGTGTGAAGTTCACCGGCGGTGTGATCATCGCGGCAGACATGTTGGGCTCGTACGGCTCTCTGGCTCGattcaggaacatttccagactgatgaag gtgaaCAGTAACACCATACTGGGAGCTTCTGGAGACTACGCTGATTACCAGTATATGAAACAGGTCATCGAACAGATGGT CATCGATGAGGAGCTGCTGGGAGACGGACACAGCTACAGTCCCAAAGCCGTCCACTCCTGGCTCACCAGGGTCATGTACAACCGGCGCAGCAGGATGAACCCGCTGTGGAACACTGTGGTGATCGGAGGCTTCTACAACGGAGAGAG TTTCCTTGGTTACGTGGATAAACTGGGCGTGGCCTACGAGGCTCCCACAGTGGCTACTGGCTTTGGAGCGTACCTGGCTCAG cctCTGATGAGGGAGGTGTTGGAGAACAAAGAGGAGATCACCAAACAGGAAGCCCGTGAGCTGGTGGAGCGCTGCCTCAAAGTTCTGTACTACAGAGACGCTCGCTCCTACAACAGG catgaGATCGCCATAGTAACAGAAGAGGGAGTGGAGATTATCGGTCCTCTGTCCTCTGAAACCAACTGGGACATCGCTCACATGGTCAG CGGGTTTGAGTGA